The following DNA comes from Alphaproteobacteria bacterium HT1-32.
CTCCAGCGAGATGAACGCAATCCTGTTGCAGCAACAACAGGTGGCGGCCTCCGGTGCCGGGGAAGACCCGGTCATGAACACGAACAAGGGCTATCGCGAACTGGATCTCGATGCCTATTTCTCTGACAATCCCGAGGTTAAGGGAGACCTCCGGGACGTGCCGTTCCTGCTGCCCTCACCGGACAACATCACGGCAATTTCGGAACATGTCTCGGAGCGGCTGAAACAGGTCATGGCGGAACATGGCATTCCGGCTGCCCCGGAACAGATCAGCTATGACAATGAAGGCCGGATGCAGCTTCCGCCGGACTATCCCTACGCGGAGGACTTTAAACAGGCATTACAGGACAATCCGGGGCTGGACCGTGAGCTGCGCACCGTCAATGCACTGACCTCCCATTATGTGGAGATTCAGAAAAGCGCACCCTTCCGGGAGGAATATGCCGCCGCCCGGACACAGGCCGAGGCCGAAGCCATCATTTCCAAATACAGCTATCTGTTTAACGATAACCGACAATCGTCCAGCATCGCGCTGGAGTTCAGCGAAGATGGCGACCTCCGGCCAGCCGCAGATGGCAAGCCCGTGAATTTTGCCTGACCGGAGACCGGATCAGATACCCTGCCCCTGCGGGAACCGGCGGATTGACAGGTCATCCACATCAATCGCCGGTTGCTTGCCGGACATCAGATCGGCGAGCAGCCGTCCCGAGCCCGGCCCCATGGTCCAGCCGAGAGTTCCATGCCCGGAGTTCAGCCAGAGATTGCTGAACTTCGTCGGCCCGATCAGCGGACCGCCATCCGGCAGCATCGGGCGCAGACCGGTCCAGAACTTCACTTCCGACAGATCGCCGCCTTTCGGGAACAGGTCCCGGACGATATGGAACAGCATCTCGCAGCGGCCATGGCTGAGCTTCAGATTGTAGCCGGTCAGCTCTGCCGTTCCCGCCGCCCGGATGCGGTCGCCGAGGCGGGTAATCGCCACCTTTGATTTTTCATCCATCATGGTCGAGACCGGTGCCCCGTCCTCGTCAATGATCGGCACGGTGACGGAATAGCCCTTCACAGGATAGATCTGGGTGCGGATACCATGCGGCCGAAGCAGCATCGGCGTGTAGCTGCCAAGTGCCGCGACATAGGCATCCGCCGTGAGGTTACCCTGATCGGTCTCGATATGGCGCACCGTGTCACCATCGGCGATCAGCTTCCTGATCTTCACCCCATAGCGGAAGACAACCCCCAGCGCCTCGGCCTTTTTCGCCAGAGATTCCGTGAACTGGAAACAGTCGCCGGTTTCATCGCCCGGCAGCAACAGACCGCCCGCGACCTTCTCTGACACATGTTTCAGGGCCGGTTCCTGACCGATACAGCCGTCGCGGTCGAGGATCGAATGCTCGATCCCGAACTCTTTCAGAATCTCGACATCCTTTGCCGCATCATCGACGCCTTTCTGATCACGGAACATCTGCAAGGTGCCCTTCATCCGCTCATCATAGCCGATGCCGGTTTCCCCGCGGATCTCCTCCAGACAGTCACGGCTGTAGGCCGCGACCTTCAGCATCCGT
Coding sequences within:
- a CDS encoding FAD-dependent oxidoreductase codes for the protein MKVLVLGSGVIGVSTAYYLAKEGHEVTVIDRQEGAGLETSFANAGEVSPGYSAPWAGPGMPVKAIKWMLHKHSPLVIRPRIDIYMFRWLFRMLKNCNSSAYKVNKSRMLKVAAYSRDCLEEIRGETGIGYDERMKGTLQMFRDQKGVDDAAKDVEILKEFGIEHSILDRDGCIGQEPALKHVSEKVAGGLLLPGDETGDCFQFTESLAKKAEALGVVFRYGVKIRKLIADGDTVRHIETDQGNLTADAYVAALGSYTPMLLRPHGIRTQIYPVKGYSVTVPIIDEDGAPVSTMMDEKSKVAITRLGDRIRAAGTAELTGYNLKLSHGRCEMLFHIVRDLFPKGGDLSEVKFWTGLRPMLPDGGPLIGPTKFSNLWLNSGHGTLGWTMGPGSGRLLADLMSGKQPAIDVDDLSIRRFPQGQGI